A DNA window from Impatiens glandulifera chromosome 7, dImpGla2.1, whole genome shotgun sequence contains the following coding sequences:
- the LOC124910798 gene encoding E3 ubiquitin-protein ligase WAV3-like, translating to MGTGWKRAFCTAIPKDRESPTTAGAGAVNCHSPPNPSPRSCVRLGFFSGGSNPSTPRLNQPHLVNTPTLRCRTSAAAIQQALAGDNNNNNQVTSKSSAKPLAGSNPASPRSPFSILKNSLRFSRNNCGVCMQSVKSGQGMAIYTAECSHAFHFPCIAAHVGNNGSLICPVCKSTWKDVPLLAIHKVQPNPDHESDKKIQTNENPKTRIEQQPQQQQIHYAKKQYHNSHSHSRGYDDDEPLSSPTATARFVPIPEVDDEEEEDVEEFKGFFVNPISSSSDEAFIGGRDNRNVEVSLMPEAAVVSTGRTREAHVIVLRIKAPPPPPPSSAHIGGSANLLDRSRRAPIDLVAVLDVSGSMTGSKLQMMKRAIRLVISSLGSSDRLSIVAFSASPKRLLPLRRMTANGQRAARRIIDRLGCSQGSSVGEALKKAAKILEDRRERNPVASIMLLSDGHDDDSGHSNDQDQRKTGSHVSSTRFSHVEIPVHESGFGAKQKKPGYVNEPAEDKFAKCVGGLLSVVVHDLKLQLSIGSGSDPAEIAAVYSSEGKPMFIGSSSIKIGDLYAEEERELLVELRVPTPAVGSHHVLSVRCNYRDPATKELINGRDHALLVPRSQVVGAYNTPIKIERLRNLFITTRAIAESRRLIENNNDLNSAHHLLSSAQALIVRSSSVSADEYISGLDAELAGLRLRRDQIERRRNNNGGEKEVTLMDEYGEPLTPTTAWRAAERLAKVAMMKKSLNRKVSDLHGFENARF from the exons ATGGGTACTGGATGGAAAAGGGCCTTTTGCACTGCGATTCCTAAAGATAGAGAATCTCCGACCAccgccggcgccggcgccgTCAACTGCCATAGCCCACCCAATCCAAGTCCTCGAAGCTGCGTCAGGCTCGGTTTCTTCTCCGGCGGAAGCAACCCTTCCACGCCTCGCCTGAACCAACCCCATTTGGTTAACACCCCCACCTTGCGCTGCCGAACCTCCGCCGCCGCAATTCAACAAGCACTTGCCGgcgataataataataataatcaagtCACCTCAAAATCATCAGCCAAACCTCTTGCCGGTTCTAATCCAGCATCCCCTAGATCCCCATTCTCAATCTTGAAGAACAGTCTTCGATTCTCCAGG AACAATTGTGGAGTGTGTATGCAGAGTGTGAAATCAGGTCAAGGAATGGCGATATATACAGCTGAATGTTCTCATGCTTTTCATTTTCCTTGTATCGCTGCTCATGTTGGTAATAATGGAAGCTTGATTTGCCCTGTTTGTAAATCCACATGGAAAGATGTTCCACTTCTCGCCATTCACAAAGTCCAACCAAATCCTGATCATGAATCTGACAAAAAGATCCAAACGAACGAAAACCCAAAAACCAGAATCGAACAACaaccacaacaacaacaaatccATTACGCGAAGAAGCAATATCATAACAGCCACAGCCACAGCCGCGGTTATGATGACGATGAGCCGTTGTCTTCTCCGACAGCCACGGCTAGATTCGTTCCTATACCGGAGGttgacgatgaagaagaagaagatgtcgAAGAGTTCAAGGGTTTTTTTGTTAACCCGATTTCATCCTCAAGCGATGAAGCGTTCATCGGAGGCAGAGATAATAGGAATGTGGAGGTTTCCTTGATGCCCGAAGCTGCCGTGGTTTCCACCGGTAGGACCCGGGAAGCACACGTTATAGTTCTCAGAATAAAAGCGCCGCCGCCACCGCCGCCGTCGTCAGCTCACATCGGCGGTTCTGCTAATCTTCTTGATCGGAGTCGTCGAGCTCCGATCGATTTAGTAGCGGTTCTAGATGTGAGTGGAAGCATGACCGGGTCGAAGCTCCAAATGATGAAACGGGCTATACGGCTTGTTATCTCATCTCTCGGGTCATCTGATCGGCTCAGCATTGTCGCTTTCTCTGCTTCTCCTAAACGGCTGTTGCCTTTAAGGAGAATGACGGCTAATGGGCAGCGCGCCGCTCGCCGTATTATTGACCGACTCGGGTGTAGCCAAGGTTCAAGCGTCGGGGAAGCTCTTAAGAAAGCCGCGAAAATACTTGAAGATCGGAGAGAGAGAAACCCGGTTGCTTCCATCATGCTGTTATCAGACGGTCATGATGATGATAGTGGTCATTCCAACGATCAAGATCAACGGAAAACGGGTAGTCATGTATCGTCGACACGGTTCTCTCATGTTGAGATTCCGGTTCATGAGTCCGGGTTTGGAGCTAAGCAGAAGAAACCCGGCTATGTTAACGAACCGGCTGAGGATAAGTTTGCTAAATGTGTTGGTGGGTTGTTAAGTGTAGTTGTTCATGACCTTAAGCTTCAGCTTAGCATCGGCTCAGGATCCGACCCGGCTGAGATAGCTGCGGTTTATTCATCTGAAGGAAAACCCATGTTTATCGGGTCAAGTTCGATTAAGATCGGCGATCTATACGCCGAGGAAGAACGTGAACTATTAGTTGAATTGAGAGTTCCAACGCCAGCTGTTGGGTCCCACCACGTGTTATCAGTACGCTGTAATTACAGAGATCCTGCCACGAAGGAGTTAATCAACGGTAGAGATCACGCGTTGCTTGTTCCTAGATCTCAGGTCGTCGGAGCATATAATACCCCGATTAAGATCGAACGGCTGAGAAACCTCTTCATCACAACGCGAGCGATCGCGGAATCTCGGAGATTAATTGAGAATAACAACGATCTGAACAGTGCCCATCATTTGCTGTCGTCTGCTCAAGCTTTGATCGTTCGATCCAGCTCTGTATCGGCTGATGAATACATATCTGGGTTGGACGCAGAATTAGCTGGGCTGCGTTTGCGGCGCGATCAGATTGAGAGGAGGAGGAATAATAATGGGGGGGAGAAGGAAGTAACATTGATGGACGAGTATGGTGAGCCGTTGACGCCGACCACCGCTTGGAGGGCGGCTGAACGACTGGCAAAGGTAGCTATGatgaagaaatcattgaataGGAAGGTAAGCGATTTGCACGGGTTCGAAAACGCAAGATTCTAA
- the LOC124910799 gene encoding uncharacterized protein LOC124910799 isoform X4: MTVSGSTLHQLLKNSSNSGNLANQRTELGSQQTTTTMAVESQELIVTPSCDFNNSGYSLKGVLNDSTDSDIEAKKCDTELKDVEMNLEGSTDSDIETEKCDTELNDVEMNTELKDAEMNLEEFTDSNIEAKKCDTELKDVEMSTELKDVIMNLEEFTDSDIEAMKCDMYFINQDIPQVTELPSNDEVTVPSNDEATGTIARASNPSNDEVTVIVRDPLQKKVSPSYKPWMKPFMELKVREGEVVNVDPACDEIVVYPRCPNLTLPKDGKVLLENDKWVMVEVTKKK, encoded by the exons ATGACTGTATCTGGGTCTACTCTTCACCAATTACTGAAAAACTCTTCAAACTCAG GTAACTTGGCTAACCAACGGACTGAATTGGGATCTCAACAAACCACTACCACAATGGCGGTGGAAAGTCAGGAATTGATTGTGACTCCATCTTGCGATTTCA ACAATTCTGGATATTCGTTGAAGGGTGTTCTAAATGACTCCAcg GATTCAGACATAGAAGCCAAAAAGTGTGACACTGAATTGAAGGATGTAGAAATGAATTTGGAGGGATCCACGG ATTCAGACATTGAAACAGAAAAGTGTGACACTGAATTGAATGATGTAGAAATGAATACTGAATTGAAGGATGCAGAAATGAATTTGGAAGAATTCACAG ATTCAAACATTGAAGCCAAAAAGTGTGACACTGAATTGAAGGATGTAGAAATGAGTACTGAATTGAAGGATGTAATAATGAATTTGGAGGAATTCACAG ATTCAGACATTGAAGCCATGAAGTGTGACATGTATTTCATCAATCAAGATATCCCACAAGTAACAGAACTGCCATCAAATGATGAAGTAACTGTTCCATCAAATGATGAAGCAACTGGTACAATCGCAAGGGCGTCTAATCCATCAAATGATGAAGTAACTGTTATCGTTCGAGATCCATTGCAAAAAAAAGTCTCACCTTCATATAAGCCCTGGATGAAGCCTTTTATGGAGCTAAAAGTAAGAGAGGGTGAGGTGGTTAATGTAGATCCAGCTTGTGACGAGATAGTCGTCTATCCACGCTGTCCAAACTTGACCCTTCCGAAAGATGGTAAGGTCTTGCTTGAAAATGACAAGTGGGTAATGGTCGAGGTTACGAAGAAGAAATAA
- the LOC124910799 gene encoding uncharacterized protein LOC124910799 isoform X3, whose protein sequence is MTVSGSTLHQLLKNSSNSGNLANQRTELGSQQTTTTMAVESQELIVTPSCDFNNSGYSLKGVLNDSTDSDIEAKKCDTELKDVEMNLEGSTDSDIETEKCDTELNDVEMNTELKDAEMNLEEFTDSNIEAKKCDTELKDVEMSTELKDVIMNLEEFTDIEAKMRDTELKDVEMNTELKDAKMNLEEFTDSDIEAMKCDMYFINQDIPQVTELPSNDEVTVPSNDEATGTIARASNPSNDEVTVIVRDPLQKKVSPSYKPWMKPFMELKVREGEVVNVDPACDEIVVYPRCPNLTLPKDGKVLLENDKWVMVEVTKKK, encoded by the exons ATGACTGTATCTGGGTCTACTCTTCACCAATTACTGAAAAACTCTTCAAACTCAG GTAACTTGGCTAACCAACGGACTGAATTGGGATCTCAACAAACCACTACCACAATGGCGGTGGAAAGTCAGGAATTGATTGTGACTCCATCTTGCGATTTCA ACAATTCTGGATATTCGTTGAAGGGTGTTCTAAATGACTCCAcg GATTCAGACATAGAAGCCAAAAAGTGTGACACTGAATTGAAGGATGTAGAAATGAATTTGGAGGGATCCACGG ATTCAGACATTGAAACAGAAAAGTGTGACACTGAATTGAATGATGTAGAAATGAATACTGAATTGAAGGATGCAGAAATGAATTTGGAAGAATTCACAG ATTCAAACATTGAAGCCAAAAAGTGTGACACTGAATTGAAGGATGTAGAAATGAGTACTGAATTGAAGGATGTAATAATGAATTTGGAGGAATTCACAG ACATTGAAGCCAAAATGCGTGACACTGAATTGAAGGATGTAGAAATGAATACTGAATTGAAGGATGCAAAAATGAATTTGGAGGAATTCACAG ATTCAGACATTGAAGCCATGAAGTGTGACATGTATTTCATCAATCAAGATATCCCACAAGTAACAGAACTGCCATCAAATGATGAAGTAACTGTTCCATCAAATGATGAAGCAACTGGTACAATCGCAAGGGCGTCTAATCCATCAAATGATGAAGTAACTGTTATCGTTCGAGATCCATTGCAAAAAAAAGTCTCACCTTCATATAAGCCCTGGATGAAGCCTTTTATGGAGCTAAAAGTAAGAGAGGGTGAGGTGGTTAATGTAGATCCAGCTTGTGACGAGATAGTCGTCTATCCACGCTGTCCAAACTTGACCCTTCCGAAAGATGGTAAGGTCTTGCTTGAAAATGACAAGTGGGTAATGGTCGAGGTTACGAAGAAGAAATAA
- the LOC124910799 gene encoding uncharacterized protein LOC124910799 isoform X1: MTVSGSTLHQLLKNSSNSGNLANQRTELGSQQTTTTMAVESQELIVTPSCDFNNSGYSLKGVLNDSTDSDIEAKKCDTELKDVEMNLEGSTDSDIETEKCDTELNDVEMNTELKDAEMNLEEFTDSNIEAKKCDTELKDVEMSTELKDVIMNLEEFTDSDIEAKMRDTELKDVEMNTELKDAKMNLEEFTDSDIEAMKCDMYFINQDIPQVTELPSNDEVTVPSNDEATGTIARASNPSNDEVTVIVRDPLQKKVSPSYKPWMKPFMELKVREGEVVNVDPACDEIVVYPRCPNLTLPKDGKVLLENDKWVMVEVTKKK, encoded by the exons ATGACTGTATCTGGGTCTACTCTTCACCAATTACTGAAAAACTCTTCAAACTCAG GTAACTTGGCTAACCAACGGACTGAATTGGGATCTCAACAAACCACTACCACAATGGCGGTGGAAAGTCAGGAATTGATTGTGACTCCATCTTGCGATTTCA ACAATTCTGGATATTCGTTGAAGGGTGTTCTAAATGACTCCAcg GATTCAGACATAGAAGCCAAAAAGTGTGACACTGAATTGAAGGATGTAGAAATGAATTTGGAGGGATCCACGG ATTCAGACATTGAAACAGAAAAGTGTGACACTGAATTGAATGATGTAGAAATGAATACTGAATTGAAGGATGCAGAAATGAATTTGGAAGAATTCACAG ATTCAAACATTGAAGCCAAAAAGTGTGACACTGAATTGAAGGATGTAGAAATGAGTACTGAATTGAAGGATGTAATAATGAATTTGGAGGAATTCACAG ATTCAGACATTGAAGCCAAAATGCGTGACACTGAATTGAAGGATGTAGAAATGAATACTGAATTGAAGGATGCAAAAATGAATTTGGAGGAATTCACAG ATTCAGACATTGAAGCCATGAAGTGTGACATGTATTTCATCAATCAAGATATCCCACAAGTAACAGAACTGCCATCAAATGATGAAGTAACTGTTCCATCAAATGATGAAGCAACTGGTACAATCGCAAGGGCGTCTAATCCATCAAATGATGAAGTAACTGTTATCGTTCGAGATCCATTGCAAAAAAAAGTCTCACCTTCATATAAGCCCTGGATGAAGCCTTTTATGGAGCTAAAAGTAAGAGAGGGTGAGGTGGTTAATGTAGATCCAGCTTGTGACGAGATAGTCGTCTATCCACGCTGTCCAAACTTGACCCTTCCGAAAGATGGTAAGGTCTTGCTTGAAAATGACAAGTGGGTAATGGTCGAGGTTACGAAGAAGAAATAA
- the LOC124910799 gene encoding uncharacterized protein LOC124910799 isoform X2, which translates to MTVSGSTLHQLLKNSSNSGNLANQRTELGSQQTTTTMAVESQELIVTPSCDFNNSGYSLKGVLNDSTDSDIEAKKCDTELKDVEMNLEGSTDIETEKCDTELNDVEMNTELKDAEMNLEEFTDSNIEAKKCDTELKDVEMSTELKDVIMNLEEFTDSDIEAKMRDTELKDVEMNTELKDAKMNLEEFTDSDIEAMKCDMYFINQDIPQVTELPSNDEVTVPSNDEATGTIARASNPSNDEVTVIVRDPLQKKVSPSYKPWMKPFMELKVREGEVVNVDPACDEIVVYPRCPNLTLPKDGKVLLENDKWVMVEVTKKK; encoded by the exons ATGACTGTATCTGGGTCTACTCTTCACCAATTACTGAAAAACTCTTCAAACTCAG GTAACTTGGCTAACCAACGGACTGAATTGGGATCTCAACAAACCACTACCACAATGGCGGTGGAAAGTCAGGAATTGATTGTGACTCCATCTTGCGATTTCA ACAATTCTGGATATTCGTTGAAGGGTGTTCTAAATGACTCCAcg GATTCAGACATAGAAGCCAAAAAGTGTGACACTGAATTGAAGGATGTAGAAATGAATTTGGAGGGATCCACGG ACATTGAAACAGAAAAGTGTGACACTGAATTGAATGATGTAGAAATGAATACTGAATTGAAGGATGCAGAAATGAATTTGGAAGAATTCACAG ATTCAAACATTGAAGCCAAAAAGTGTGACACTGAATTGAAGGATGTAGAAATGAGTACTGAATTGAAGGATGTAATAATGAATTTGGAGGAATTCACAG ATTCAGACATTGAAGCCAAAATGCGTGACACTGAATTGAAGGATGTAGAAATGAATACTGAATTGAAGGATGCAAAAATGAATTTGGAGGAATTCACAG ATTCAGACATTGAAGCCATGAAGTGTGACATGTATTTCATCAATCAAGATATCCCACAAGTAACAGAACTGCCATCAAATGATGAAGTAACTGTTCCATCAAATGATGAAGCAACTGGTACAATCGCAAGGGCGTCTAATCCATCAAATGATGAAGTAACTGTTATCGTTCGAGATCCATTGCAAAAAAAAGTCTCACCTTCATATAAGCCCTGGATGAAGCCTTTTATGGAGCTAAAAGTAAGAGAGGGTGAGGTGGTTAATGTAGATCCAGCTTGTGACGAGATAGTCGTCTATCCACGCTGTCCAAACTTGACCCTTCCGAAAGATGGTAAGGTCTTGCTTGAAAATGACAAGTGGGTAATGGTCGAGGTTACGAAGAAGAAATAA